One Abyssisolibacter fermentans DNA window includes the following coding sequences:
- the murD gene encoding UDP-N-acetylmuramoyl-L-alanine--D-glutamate ligase yields the protein MKNKTVLVLGLGITGVSSAKALSSLKAKVVVCDNKTKDQLTKYIDELKDYEICYKLGGMDIELEDIDLIVKSPGVPLDVEVLKKAYEKGIEVVTDIELAYRLCNNKFIAISGTNGKTTTTALLGKILKNNNMNVHVTGNIGVGILWEIVNSNDDDIFVIEASSFQLENTKSFKPKVSVLTNITPDHINWHKSFDNYVKAKKKIYKNQDSDDYTVLNYNDAILNKAKEEIKSNIIFFSSTEKLDEGVYIDGEYIVINMNGNYQRVMKYKDIRMIGKHNLENSLAAICVAWAIGVDFEIIAETLREFKGIEHRFEEVACINGAKYYNDSKGTNPDSSISALEALNKPIILIAGGYDKGSDFEAFIKAFDGKVEALILLGETAKQIQNTAINLGFDNIYKVRDMCEAVNTAYTLSREGSNVLLSPACASWDMYDNFEIRGTHFKKCVEDLRRLEDGQKEG from the coding sequence TTGAAAAATAAAACAGTACTTGTTTTAGGTTTGGGGATAACAGGTGTTTCAAGTGCTAAAGCATTAAGTAGTTTAAAAGCAAAAGTAGTAGTATGTGACAATAAAACTAAAGATCAGTTAACAAAATATATAGATGAATTAAAAGATTATGAAATATGTTACAAACTAGGTGGAATGGATATAGAGCTAGAGGATATAGATTTGATTGTAAAAAGTCCAGGAGTTCCATTAGATGTAGAGGTATTAAAAAAAGCTTATGAAAAAGGCATAGAAGTAGTTACCGATATAGAGCTTGCTTATAGACTTTGCAATAATAAATTTATAGCAATAAGTGGTACAAATGGAAAAACAACGACTACGGCTTTGCTTGGAAAAATATTAAAGAATAATAATATGAATGTGCATGTAACAGGAAATATTGGAGTGGGCATATTGTGGGAAATTGTTAACTCAAATGATGATGATATTTTTGTCATAGAAGCAAGTAGTTTTCAACTTGAAAATACTAAAAGCTTTAAGCCAAAAGTAAGTGTATTGACTAATATTACTCCTGATCATATTAATTGGCATAAAAGTTTTGACAATTATGTAAAGGCAAAAAAGAAGATATATAAAAATCAAGATTCAGATGACTATACAGTTTTAAATTATAATGATGCTATTCTTAATAAAGCTAAAGAAGAAATAAAATCTAATATTATATTTTTTAGTTCTACAGAAAAACTTGATGAAGGTGTATATATTGATGGAGAATATATTGTAATTAATATGAATGGAAACTATCAAAGAGTTATGAAATATAAAGACATTCGAATGATTGGTAAGCATAATCTTGAAAATTCATTAGCTGCAATTTGTGTAGCTTGGGCAATAGGTGTAGACTTTGAGATTATTGCAGAGACTTTAAGGGAATTTAAAGGGATTGAACATAGATTCGAAGAAGTTGCATGTATAAATGGAGCAAAATATTATAATGATTCAAAAGGAACAAATCCTGATTCATCTATTAGCGCTTTGGAAGCTTTAAATAAGCCTATAATTCTTATTGCAGGGGGTTATGATAAGGGTTCTGATTTTGAAGCTTTTATTAAAGCGTTTGATGGAAAAGTAGAAGCACTAATATTATTAGGTGAAACTGCAAAACAAATACAAAATACTGCAATAAATTTAGGTTTTGATAATATATATAAAGTAAGGGATATGTGTGAAGCAGTTAATACTGCTTATACATTAAGTAGAGAAGGTTCTAATGTTTTGTTGTCTCCAGCATGTGCTAGTTGGGATATGTATGACAATTTCGAAATAAGAGGCACACATTTCAAAAAATGTGTTGAAGATTTAAGGAGGCTTGAGGATGGCCAAAAGGAAGGCTAG
- the mraY gene encoding phospho-N-acetylmuramoyl-pentapeptide-transferase: MIEYKDIIRTVIISFAIMLILGPLIIPLLRRLKVGQSIREEGPKRHLAKSGTPTMGGIMILIALIATTLSSGIHNKDLMVVLIFTLANGFLGFIDDFIKVVLKRNLGLKAYQKLLGQILIAVALAIYQSHNSIIGTKIFIPFTDNYLIDLGPLYVPFIVFVVVGTVNSVNLTDGLDGLASGVTLIVMSFFSLISLKLGYYSLAIFASALTGACLGFLRYNGYPAKVFMGDLGSLSLGGAVAGIAVILNLSLILPIVGGIYFAEALSVIIQVISFKTTGKRVFRMSPLHHHYELKGWSEIKVVVVFWSVTAILCIIGVYGLGYLI, translated from the coding sequence ATGATAGAATACAAAGATATAATAAGAACAGTAATTATATCTTTTGCTATAATGCTAATATTAGGACCTTTGATTATACCACTTTTAAGACGATTAAAGGTTGGACAGAGTATCAGAGAGGAAGGACCAAAGAGGCATCTTGCAAAAAGTGGGACACCTACTATGGGTGGAATAATGATCCTTATAGCTTTGATTGCTACGACATTATCTTCCGGAATACATAACAAAGATTTAATGGTAGTATTAATATTTACATTAGCAAATGGTTTTTTGGGTTTTATTGATGATTTTATAAAGGTAGTTTTAAAAAGAAATTTAGGCTTAAAAGCTTATCAAAAACTTTTAGGGCAAATACTTATTGCTGTAGCGTTAGCTATTTATCAATCACATAATTCTATAATAGGTACAAAAATATTTATACCTTTTACAGACAATTATCTGATCGATTTAGGACCGTTATATGTACCATTTATTGTATTTGTTGTAGTAGGAACTGTTAATAGTGTTAATCTTACAGATGGCTTAGATGGTTTGGCCTCTGGAGTCACATTAATTGTTATGTCGTTCTTTAGCTTAATATCTTTAAAATTAGGTTATTATAGTTTAGCAATTTTTGCTTCAGCATTGACGGGTGCATGTTTAGGATTTTTAAGATATAACGGGTATCCAGCAAAAGTATTTATGGGTGATTTAGGAAGTCTTTCTTTAGGTGGAGCTGTTGCAGGAATAGCAGTTATACTTAATTTATCGCTTATTTTACCAATAGTTGGAGGTATATATTTTGCAGAAGCATTATCTGTAATTATACAAGTTATTTCTTTTAAAACAACAGGTAAAAGAGTATTTAGGATGAGTCCCTTACATCATCATTATGAATTAAAGGGTTGGTCAGAGATTAAAGTTGTAGTTGTTTTTTGGTCTGTGACAGCAATTTTGTGTATTATTGGTGTCTATGGGTTAGGATATTTAATTTAA